The nucleotide window CTTACAGTGATTAATAGGAAGCGCCAAGCGATACTCTATATCGACAggtgcctagaggtaggccTCTGACGTGGATATGTAATGGCCCTGAGTTTTCTTCAAACTGCAATTACAGACGGAACCCAGCAGCGGTCTTTAGGTTGATATCCCATTCGCGGGCCGGGGATATGGCTTGCCGGTTCCGACAATCAATCCCTCTGGCTTCATGGCTGCCTACCCCTCCACACCAACAACGAGGTAACACCAGGCAACCAGTGAGGTTCTTCCATTGCTTGAATGAAGCTGACATGATCCATTCAAGCAGAAGGCAACGCGGCCTCTTACGAACAGCTCAAAAGAGTCATCAATTGACGCCAGCTAGGTAGCTACCCGGTTCACTGGTTTGCGCTGTCATTCGCTGCTGTGCCAGACAACCCCACCGCAGGCAACTGCTGCCCTACCTCTGTCTCTACCATTCTCGTCCATCCATGTCAACTCTTCTTTGTTTACATATGATTGAAGCCCTGAGATTTGGCTCATCTACTCTTGAATCGAACGCAAAGCATTCGTACTCCTCATCTTGTTCACCGTCACTCTTCCATGAGTAACTTCATCTAGCCACAAGCTCCGTCTTATCGGCCTGGCGCATACGTCAATTTGACTTCCCTCTCGTTTTCTTCCGGTTGTGGCCTGTTCCAACAACCCACTCTCCATCTCGCCGTCCTGTGATCATTGCCAGCTTAGGATCTTTTGCTTAATTTATCCAATCTTTATTTCTGTCCCTCGTCAGCTCGCCATCATGCAGTGGTCTTCTCTGCCTCCTGATCTTGACCCGCCTGCATCACCCTCTCCCCTTGACTTGTCCGTCGAGAATGCTATCAAGCATCACTTTGACGAGCTAAACGTTCTTATGAGCACAACGGCAGAGGTAGGAGAGGGCAATGTTCTTGCAGCTGTTACCTTTCCCAAGAACTCGGACGCCATTGCTTGCAATGGGAATCCATGGCGGACATTGTGGCTCAGAATGAGCTTCCCAACACTTGCCGGTCTCAACTCAAGCAAGATAAACGCCATGTTCAAGCCCAAACGACAGGAACGCATGCGCCGCCAACTAGGAATGGAGACATTGCCTCCTGGGATCGACTACGTGCTCGACTTCACACCCCCAACTGAGGGCTCAGAGCTGGCCGACCTCACTGCTGCCCTTTGGCTCCCAAAGATGGTCAAGCTATGGTTTCTGGCCGGACATTACTGCCCAGAGGAAATCCTGGAGACCGGGCACCTGTTGAGCATTTGGGACAAGAGACCCCTAGCTAGCAGGTCGGTAAGTGCCATGCTTGCCCTCGGCCATGATGATGCGTGCAGGGGTCTCCTGCAGTTCTGTGAGTCCAGGCCCCCTTACACTTGATATTTAGATCAACTTCTCACAAGCTACTTTGCAGGCTCCATGGATAGATCCGAGTGGAAACCAAAGCATGTCCCGGGTATCGTTGACGTGGACCCGGAGGACGGAGAACATTCCTCTTATTTTCCTACGTTCCGAAGGATCCCAGACTACTGCGGAATACGGCACCGAGTGGCCATTATGAGGGTGCTTCATGCTATCAACGGGAAcggtcttcttctcaacTCTGCTGCACGCATGTGGACAGTCGCCCAAGTGGCAATACACCTGGAGATACCCCAGGTAGTTGTAAGTAACTCCCACATTCACAATGTCTCCCTTCTGATGATTTGGATGCCATACTAACACATCGCCGTCTAGGTTGATCCAGTGACACAGTGGCTCATCGCCCCGCCGAACACAAAGTTCGTTGAAATCTGCCCCGAGAGATCCTTCCAGCTCGCGCTTGCTCTTAAAATCCCCAGTGTTCTCGTCGCCGCCTTCAGAATCCTCGTGAGCGAACTCGCCGTCGACTATGCGGCGCCGGACCCCTCCCCGAAACGTTCGGCCCTTACTTGGGCCCAACGAAGAAGAGACGATTACGGCGACTTACCATCGGACCCTGTCGAATATGCCAGTCGCACCTTTTCTGAACGGATCATCGGCCTGCTCGAGATGCTTCGCTCCAACACCGTCTTCGACCGTATTGGAACCGGTCTCGAGGAATGGGATCTCTTGAAAAAGCAAGGCATGATCATTCACGAACAGGGAAGCGACGAGCTCAAGACTGCCCACGAAAATCTCCTCCAGGCCCTTGTCGGCATCTTCCACAATGATATTCAAAGATATCTCCGGGAACACGCCCCTTCTGGCCGTCTTGCCACCCTCATCGCAGCCCAGCGCAGCCATTATATACCCCTCCACGAGCGCCACTCCCTCAGGGACTTGTACGCCAACCTTAGCCACACCCAGCGCGCCCTCACTCCTTTCTTCTGGGAGAGTCTTCACCACCAGAGCTTGCCAAAACTGTCCGGCCACGGCCCCCTCAGCCTCTCTACCTACAACGGCTGTACAATCCGAACTTACGTCGATAAGTATACCTCCCTCTGGGAAGCCGCCAACCTTCCCCACCCCGATTTCCAACCGAATCCTGAAAAGGGGGAATATCATCCACACCACAGTTCGAAGCGTCCGAACGAGTTCAACATCCACCAATTCGAGAGCGAAGTCTATGGCGCCCTCAGCTCTCTTTGCGACCGCGTCTTGGGGAAGGGATACAACGAAGAGCCCTTCCAATTCTTTTTATCGGACCACTTACTCTTACCCAGCCTGACCTCCCCTGAAATGGATTTCCTGCCTATCTGGGCCGGCGGTCTCGACGATGGGTCGGGCGGCGTGTTTCAAAATTCCATTCCCCCTGCCGAAATGGGACCGAGTGAGCCGGGACCGGCGTATCATACAGGGTATACGATTCCGACTACGGGTACGAGGACTGCCGGGACAGGCACCCGCAAcggtgatggcgatgacaCGATAATGATGGACGACGATGACAGAATTGGTGGTTCGATTTACGGTGTGTCCGAGCTGGGCGATAATCTTGACAGGTTCGAAATCATCAGTGCCCGTACTGCGCAAACTACGACGGAAACGGCTACAGTGCCTAGCATGGATGTCGAACAAAGCGTGgtaacgacgacgacgacggcgagtAGTACGGGACTGGGAAGTGGACTTGGACGACTCAACCTAGACCCCGGTGGGCCGAATCGCCATCGGGTTGTTGCGGTACCTTCGGAGACATCATCGGAGGATTTCCACCTTAATTCGAGGGAAGATGGCGAGTATGCGGATGCCATGTATACGCAGCCGGCGGAGCATCAAGCGGTGGGAAGGGCGTTGGCTAGATATGTGGACGGTAATGATGTCACTACTACCGGAAGGAGTGAGAGTGGTGAtacgtcttcttcgtcgaagCAAGGCGGTATGATAGCAGCAGGAGAAAGAGGCGCgggaggtaataataataataataatggaGGTGGGTATTCGGATACCGATAACTTCATgttggaagatgatgaagatggtgggTTGAAAGATCTGGATGGTTCGGATGATGGGAGCTCGACGGTGGGGGCGGACTCGGATTATGATATGGTGTAGGACAACGTATCAGATACGGAGGAGGCCATCGTACTTTCTCTGGAGCGTCTTTGGAAGAGTTAAATACATCTGTTGGATGTATATTTGGGAGATGAGTGGGACTTTGCATGAATGGGGGCAACAAACATCTTGTGGATGGATAGGGGATGGATCTTGACAGTACACAGTAAGGGTATAAAGATATTTGCCTTACTTTGTCCTTCGGTGACGATAGTTTACACAAACTGAAATCTACACATTATCCCTTCGAGACGCTCATGAGCGTCATCGTTCCCTGTCTGAAGAGCCTTTGACTTCGGTCATCGCCTACGCTTCCTGAGTTGTCACTGACAAAAACCCGAGACcattgctcttcttcttccagccATTAGCATTATTGTACCTGataattattcctactataTCTTGGCAAAGGTAACTATACACTGCAACAGGACCCTGTGCCCCATAAAAGGGGGTTTGGTCTGTCCAAACACCTGCAGgtcatccttcttttttttcaaagTCTCATCACTTTCCGTTTCTTCATAGAGCTCAGctcttttaataaagcgcttCGTTCCTTTCTTCCACATCTGTCGTCCATCATCAGCCATTAGACCCCCCCTTGAGCATTTCCCTTCCCCATTCTCAATTAGCCTCCTTCCAAATCGTCGGCAAAAACACCACACACGCCTTCCAAAGAATCAAGACCGCTtcaaccaacaccaacggcGCCCTCCACAATCCCCACACACTGCCCACCCGCTCACACATATGCAACCAGATGGCCACAAACGCCACCGTGAAGAAATGTCTCGCCAGCACCACGGGCCGTTGCAAAAGTCCGCCCATCAACGCCACGGGTTCATCCGTCTTTGCGCCTCCCATCTGGAAGTACCGGAAGCAGCCCTTCCTCAAGGCATCAAGCTGCCAATCGTTGGCCGCAAAAAGCGAATACAGCGCCTGGGCCAGGGTGTTGATGATACTCGTCCACGCCTTGCGACGCCAGTGGAATTCCTTCATGGCGGTTTCGATAGCAGCCGAGTCAGCGAGGTTGGGTACCCGATCGGGATGCAAAAGGGACGCCAAAAGGACCACATCGGAAAAGGCGACGGTCATGCCGCCCCCCGTCAAGGGGTGGCGCATGTTGTACGCATCTCCTAGCAGCAGAACGCCGGGGGTGCGGGCCGTGTTGGCTTTCCCTGAAGCGGGGAGATAAGAGTTGGGCATGGAGCGGGGGATCTTGCCGTCTTTTAGGGCGGCGAGGACCGAAGGGCGGACGGAGGAAGGGAGAGTGGGCACGACGGTGTTCTCGATGTATCCCCTTACGCCGCCGTTGGCTGCCGAAGCGGCAGGGAGGTCGAGCGGGACGTCGATGAGGGCACGGGTTTCGTGCGTGCCGATCTGATACAATAGAATGGGCGAGGTTTTGCCGATGACGACGTGCCCGTAGCCGGAAGGGGGGAACGGGCAGTCGATGAGTTCGAGGGCGTAGAACTTGGAGCGCACGACAGGGGTGGTGTCGGGGCCGGAAGGCAGGAGCTGTTTGCGGAATTTGGAGTCGTAGCCGTCGGCGATGAGGGTTAGTTGGCCAAAGAAGAAGTCAGGCTGTTTTTCGCCGGTGTCGCGGtcagtggtggtgagggtctCGACGCCGAGGACTTGGTTGGAGTGCGAGCCCCGGATGACCGAGGTCACGGTTGTTTcgaagatggtgatgttggggtGGCCGGCGCAGGCCTTGCGGAGTTGGCTGATGAAGCGGCCGTGGTGGAATGATCGGCCTTCGGGTCGTCGTAGCTTGGGCCCGCTATTTGCCTTGCCTGCTGTCCCGTtgcttgtcgttgtcgtcgccgtcgacTCTACCCGTGCGGCCGCTTCGCCAGAGTACACCTTTCCTTGGTCGTCCACCACCGGGTAAGGAATggccacctcctccccgtgGAAGACGACGTGGTATCCGTAGCAGGTGATGGCATCGATCCCTTCGACGCAGTGGCCCAGCCCGAGCTTCTGCAGCGCTTGTAAACCTCCGGGCTGTAGCAACTCGCCCACTATCCGGTCGGGCTCGTGCATCCATCTCTCGAGTAGGATCACGCTCCGGCCCTGGTTGGCAAGCGCGTACGCGGCCGCGCAACCAAAGACGCCGGCGCCTACTACTACCACATCGGCCTCGTGGAACTTCTCTCGCCGCTGCGCATTGCGGACCTCGGCGGAGTCAGCTTCGATCGTCATCGGGAAAATGGGGGTTTTTTGGTGTATTCGTTTGTGTGGTTGTCAAGTGCTTGACGTGTCGGTATAGATCGGGTCGTTAAGGTTCCCGAACTGTTTGTAAACGATCCTCGCTCCGTGTGGGGTCCAGAAAGTGGCAGTAATACTACGTAGCTTGCGATAAGCACAGCGGGCAGCAACCAGGAAGCAGACACGTCGAGGACAGCTTTGGAAATAAGTGTTTTTCTCGCAGTAGAGATTCCGACAGGGCTTCGCTGAAAGGGAAAGGCTTCTATGGGTGGTAGTTCGGCGAAATAGGCAAGTGTTTGGTGTAGCTTCGTAAATATTCGAGTAGCGAATGGGTCGAGGCCGATGATCGAACGATCGCGTGGGCAGATATGGCGTTGTCGGGATCGATAAAAAAGAAcccctattctatttttttttagctAGTTTAGGTCTTCTTGTTGCTACGGGCACCTCGCTGGCTTCCCTGACCCTACTAGTATCTAGGCAGGTGGTATCTGCGAACTTTTGAACCCGGCGAGTCGCGAAACACACACAAGGACACCCACACACAACACCCAACGCGTAAGAGGGGGATCTACACTACGAACAAAAACACGCGGGGCAACAAAATCACAAAGAAgctaagaagaaaaagggggggggggggggggggggtggaATTTGGTGgtagtgtacgcagtacatgGCACAAAATAATCAATAGAGTGCCCGTCAACTTTTTGGAGAGCAACAAATCGTCCCATGGCGGGAAACACCGTAAACGTCCAACCAATCATGCTCAGCCAATGGCTTAGCGCACGAACCACATGGCGTGGGTACCCCTTTCTGCCCCTGACCGCCAGCTTGACATGTGAGTCGATTCATGGTTGAACGCAGCGTGATGATGACAACCTCTACGTCCAGCCCAATTGTCCAACCGGACGACATTTTGCGCGTTATGTAAGTGttcaagaaaggaaagaaaaaaaaaaaaaaaaaaaaaaaaaaaaacacatgTGTTACCAACAGACTTGTCCGAGTGTGATAAACACATGTCATGAGCAGTATGCCAAGGTAAATTGAGACGTCCATTTATAAACCACCGAAAAGGACTGTTGTGCTGTCCAATTAACCCATATGCAATATGTACGTAGGTATGCTAGGTATGCTATGTATGTTCCTCTCCACGTCTTCCCATGATCCCTTCACGCCGCCGGCACAGGTCGTGCCAGTCCAGCCCCAGTCCCAGCCATTTGCCCACCCGTAGTAGAAAACGCACTATCCAAAACCAAAAACTCGTCAAAGACAGTCCtaccctccttttcctcctcctccttctcctcctgctgctgcctccGGAACTCCTCCTCAAAGGCTAGCTCCGCATCATCGTTTTGCCTGATTTGAggtttgctgctgctcaacCATGGGATCTCGGCAAAGTCAACCGGGGCACCGCCAGCATCCAGCGCCGCCTGTCGCATGATCCGGACCGACTCCGTCCCCAGCCTGACGCGCTGCGACTGCAACCGCTGGCGCGATTCGACGATCTTGTCGATACCCTCGCTCAAGATATCATAGGCGTCGTGTCGTTGCTGCGGCTTGGCGTCGTTGAGGCGCGcttccatcaccatctcccGTGCCCGCTTGAGCGCCTTAAGGCAGCCCGTGTGCTCCTTGTAGTTGCTAGACATGGCCTTGGCCAGCACGTGGCGGATGCCGTCGATGTTGAGCAGGCCGGAAAAGGAGTAAAGCATGATGCGGAAGTTGTCCAAGTTGTAGCATGGCTCTGCGTGGTTGTTGGACTCGGCGGCCATGAGAGCGTAGTGATGCGCGCCTTCAAAGTGACCGGAACTTAGGCAGATCAACGCAGCACGATGAAGAAAAGTGTCGGCTATCTTGAGGCCGACTTCTTTGATCCGGTCGATGGCTGTTTGGACGATGCTCCTGATTTCGCCGCCTTTTGCAGCAAGGTCGGCGAGTTGAAGACCGAGGAGGTAATTGAGAATGGCATCGACGTTATTGCCTTGATCCTGGGCTTTCAGGACAAGGTCGTATGTCTTTTTGTAGGGCCTGTTCTCTAGTTTTAGCTGTGCGTTAACTGCCAGCTTTAAAGCGCACTCGGAGAAGGGCATGCCGAGATGGAGGGCTCGCTTGTAGATGCTGAGTGCTTGGGCTGGGTGCCTGTAGCTCAGCGCCTCCTTCATCGCCAGAGTGACCTCATGTTCGGTGTCACTTTTGCCCCTGATAGGACCCAAGTTGGGATTTATGCGTAACGAGAGGACGCGCCCGCGAGCAAATCCTCCCTCAAGCTTGTTGTCCGATGAGAGTGCTGCATCCATCATGACGCGTTCCGTGTGCCTATCGACAAAGTTGGGGTTCAATTCCCTAAGTTTGCGGAATAGCGTCCGAAGGTCTCGAAATGGAACGTTCCAGTTTCTTCGGCAGCTAACAAGCACGGCATTTGTGAATGCGGCATCAACCTGGAACCCTGCGGTGCTACAGTATTCAAGCCACTCGACGAAGGATTCAAGATCCCGAATGGAGGCGTACTGCTTGGCCATCAGAGTAACTAGGTACCGGCTAAGTGGCACCTTGAGCTCGGTGATATACGATCTCATGAAGGCATCAGTCTCCTGGACCGTGTGGTTTGCCGCATAGGTTTTAACCACAGGGACGAATGCGGTACCGCACGCATCAAATGCTGGCTTGGAGTCCAGCTTCATGGCCATAAATGATTCCCTGACTCCCTCCCAATCTTGCTGCTTGGCCTTGAATCGTGCAAAGATACCAAGCAACCGTACGTCGTAAGCCAGCTGTGGTAACTCTGCCGAAGCTTGAGCAAAGATTGACTCGGCCTTCAGATCTTCCCCAGCTTCTAATGCCAACTCGGTCATGACACGATAAACGCCGTCAAGATGGTAAACCACATCCTTCAAGCCTAACTCTAGGAGTTGCTGGAAGAATGCTTCTAATTCCTCGAAATTGCCATGTCGTCTCCAGTGAGCAGTCAGGAGCCTCATAACCCATTCCGTCTTGAGCTGACACCTCCCGGAGGCGATGCTCAGCAAAGTCTTGAGGACCTGAGCCGGTTTGTAATTGTGGGCCTTCTCAACGCATTGCACTACCGGTCCAGCAATGCGAATGATGGATGGCGCACTCGGGCTCATCTTGCAGTAGTTGGCGAGGAACAGTCGAATGGCTGCTTTGTAATCGCCAGAGTCGTGAAGTTTGGTGATAACCCACGAGGTAAAGTCATACCGGCTCTCCGAGACCGAGATACACCTCCAATATACGTCAATGGCCCTGGTTGATTTCCCCACGGCAAAAGCATGGTCAAGCAAGGCTCTGCCAACCGCAAGCAATTCGGCACTCTGGACCACCGGCTTTTCGGTGAACTTTGGCAAGAACAAACCTATGGCCGTCTCGAGTTTGGCTGGACATATGTTCTCCCCGGTCTTTGCCTGTGTCGCTTTGGCGAGAAGTGAATCTATGAGCCGTACAGGTTGGAAGTCGAAGTACCGCGCCTCTGTAAGTGGTGCACGGGCTAACACGGTAGATAGAATCTTTGCGGCGTCCTCAGCTCGTTCCATGTCCAAGTAGGTCCGGCAGAGTAAAGCAGATGCCTCCATCCAAGCCTCATTCAGGTTGTCCGGTGCTTGGTTCTGATTGGTCGCTTCAAAGACTAATGATGCGGCCTTTTCCATTTGTCCCAATTCTCTGGTTCTGCAAGCTTCCTGAACCATGGCGACAATCTGATCATTGCTGGGGAATGCGAGCGAGCTTCGTCCTCCCCCTTCGTTGTCTGCTTTCCTTGAAAACCTGTGATGGATATGTCGAGTTTGCGTGATTGACGTTCCTTCTACCGGTGGAATAAAGTGGTGCTGCCCTGTGAGGGTCCGCTTCTTGGGTGTAACCGACCTTGGTGTTTCTCTTCGGCTATGTCCACAAGGGTGTGACCCCGAATTATGTTCTCTCTGTGTTGTTATTGACTCATTGGCATCCTCGCCCCTTTGCAATCGTTCCAGTTCCGCGGCCCTAGCACTATCGTATTGTCGGATGATCTCTGTGGGTAGCGCAGCGTATGGCCCAGGAGCTAAGGGCGAGACGCCCGCATCCAGCAATGACTCTTCTTCCAGGGCCACAGCCAGAGCAGCGCCGCCCGTGTTGTAGTTCTTGGCTTGTCTGATGCGCTCTCCATTTTCAATTGCGGTCAAGGCGTTTCTGATTCGTCGTCGGCGATCTTCGGCAATGAGCGCGAGGGTGCAAGAGGTTCCCACGACAAGTCCTCGGAGGGCTGTCAAGGCAGCTTTGGAGGGGACAGGAAGTGGTGATGACATGGCCGCGGGTTTCCGTGTTCCATCTCGCTCATCAAATCATGGTCAAAAACGCCCTGTTCGAGTCGCGTGGGCGGTGGGCGTCGGGGGAGGGCCCTGGTGAGGAGGTAGAGAGGTAGGTGGTCGGAGGCCGAAGCTTGTCGTGAGCTCCGAACtcgagcttccacttgtgcGGGATGAGCTCAAAAATGTTTCACTTCCAAAAATCGATCCGCGCCGCGCCGCGGGAAACAAGCACTGGAAGGATCAAGTGGAAGCACGACCCGAACGCCTGAGCCCGCTAGCTACACTAGGAGTGGGCACTGTTGCACTGCAGCACCCCGCTAGCCGGGTGGGTCCACATCTTGGTACGCCCCGAGCGTCTCTCAATGCCGTGTTCTGTTGGACTTCGGTTCCTTGGCGAAGGAATCGCATCTGAATTTCAACGATGCCCGCAGAGCCTCCATCCGAGTCCCGGGGCCCAAGAGAATGACGGGCGTCTGAAGGCGCAACCTCCCGCCCGCCGTCCAGTTTGGGCAATCCGTTGGTATTTTGACATGATCTATCTCTCACATGTACAGCGTAACTGGACCCCAGGGCAAACACCCCCAATGACCTGAGCAGAGTATTCCAATGTTCCGTCCCAACGTGAAAAAAAGGCTCGGGTCTATGTCTATGTCGCTTATACTCATACAAATGCTCTGTGCTTCTCTATCCATCAATCCGACCATTCCCTGAACGCCTCTTTGAAATGTTCCCTTGCCGCCGTCTCCATCGCAGATACAATACAACCAACACGTCTAGAAAGTGGTATACAATAACGCTCATCTTGCGCTAAACAGAGATGCAGCATTAGGCCACCTCTGTACGTTCCTGTTCCCCGGGCATACGAGTCTCTAACTGACGCAGAATCGCCTGGTACAGGAACAGCATGCAGCCGCTTTGG belongs to Neurospora crassa OR74A linkage group IV, whole genome shotgun sequence and includes:
- a CDS encoding squalene epoxidase; the encoded protein is MTIEADSAEVRNAQRREKFHEADVVVVGAGVFGCAAAYALANQGRSVILLERWMHEPDRIVGELLQPGGLQALQKLGLGHCVEGIDAITCYGYHVVFHGEEVAIPYPVVDDQGKVYSGEAAARVESTATTTTSNGTAGKANSGPKLRRPEGRSFHHGRFISQLRKACAGHPNITIFETTVTSVIRGSHSNQVLGVETLTTTDRDTGEKQPDFFFGQLTLIADGYDSKFRKQLLPSGPDTTPVVRSKFYALELIDCPFPPSGYGHVVIGKTSPILLYQIGTHETRALIDVPLDLPAASAANGGVRGYIENTVVPTLPSSVRPSVLAALKDGKIPRSMPNSYLPASGKANTARTPGVLLLGDAYNMRHPLTGGGMTVAFSDVVLLASLLHPDRVPNLADSAAIETAMKEFHWRRKAWTSIINTLAQALYSLFAANDWQLDALRKGCFRYFQMGGAKTDEPVALMGGLLQRPVVLARHFFTVAFVAIWLHMCERVGSVWGLWRAPLVLVEAVLILWKACVVFLPTIWKEAN